A section of the Spirosoma pollinicola genome encodes:
- the dprA gene encoding DNA-processing protein DprA codes for MPINIHHQIALTLVPGVGSVLIRQLISYCGSAADVFQAPLARLMKVPGIGEVTARAILKPGILAEAEQVVRRLEKLGATALFYTDKAYPTRLKTLYDAPALLYFQGTGDLNATRTIGLVGTRQATDYGRRITNEIIEAVVPYNVSVISGLAYGIDIAAHRASLSNGLPTIGVMASGLDIIYPNVHQKTAGEMLMQGGLLTESRPGTKPDAHLFPARNRIIAGLSDVVVVVEAAAKGGALITAEYANNYHREVFAVPGQLNQAFSAGCNKLIRENKAQIYTSPKDLIEALNWDKTTNTSPHKNTLPALPVGITEEESQVLALLRQSADLHVDELSWKSQIPMGRLASLLLTLEFQGFVRSLPGKKYAVVYV; via the coding sequence GTGCCCATTAATATCCACCATCAAATTGCCCTGACGCTTGTTCCCGGCGTTGGCAGTGTTCTTATCCGTCAATTAATCAGCTATTGCGGTTCCGCTGCCGATGTGTTTCAGGCACCTTTGGCCCGGCTGATGAAAGTGCCGGGCATTGGCGAAGTGACGGCTCGCGCTATCTTAAAACCCGGAATCTTAGCCGAAGCGGAACAGGTGGTACGACGGCTTGAAAAGTTGGGCGCTACAGCCCTTTTTTATACGGACAAAGCCTATCCAACCCGCCTTAAAACACTGTACGATGCCCCCGCCCTACTCTATTTTCAGGGAACCGGCGATCTCAATGCTACGCGCACCATCGGGCTGGTTGGCACCCGACAGGCTACTGATTATGGTCGGCGCATTACCAATGAAATTATCGAAGCGGTGGTTCCTTATAATGTGAGCGTTATTAGTGGATTAGCCTATGGCATCGACATTGCCGCCCACCGCGCCAGTCTGTCGAATGGCTTACCCACTATCGGCGTCATGGCCAGTGGTCTGGATATTATTTATCCGAATGTCCACCAGAAAACAGCTGGTGAGATGCTTATGCAAGGAGGCCTACTCACCGAAAGCCGACCCGGCACCAAACCCGACGCGCACCTCTTCCCGGCGCGGAACCGGATTATTGCGGGCTTGAGCGATGTCGTTGTTGTAGTCGAAGCGGCCGCCAAAGGAGGTGCATTGATTACGGCAGAATATGCCAATAATTACCACCGCGAGGTATTTGCGGTGCCGGGACAGTTGAACCAGGCGTTTTCGGCAGGTTGCAACAAACTCATCCGGGAGAACAAAGCGCAGATTTACACCAGCCCTAAAGATCTGATTGAAGCACTAAACTGGGACAAAACAACGAATACCAGTCCACACAAAAACACCCTTCCGGCCTTACCTGTCGGAATCACAGAGGAAGAAAGTCAAGTGTTGGCTTTGCTTCGCCAATCGGCCGATTTACACGTTGACGAGTTGAGTTGGAAAAGCCAAATACCGATGGGTCGCCTGGCTTCTCTCCTGCTCACGCTGGAGTTTCAGGGATTTGTGCGCTCCCTGCCGGGGAAAAAATATGCAGTGGTGTACGTTTGA
- a CDS encoding flavin-containing monooxygenase encodes MEPDFQVGIIGAGFAGLVAALRLKKNQKESFVIFERAADVGGTWRDNLYPGCACDVASHLYSFADEPNPNWKNLYATQPDILAYIQTVVDRNKLRNHIRFNTDIVEARFIEENGCWQLTDAYNTTTTVKILLAALGPLNRPHIPAFQGLNTFLGKVFHSAQWDTGCSLTGKNVAVIGTGASAVQLVPSIAAQVKSLLVFQRTPAWISYRLDSSISEAAQQRFKRFPLFMKLQRESIFWLNELIGLGFIGSTWINALMKRISMKKLADEVNDANIRKKLTPDYTIGCKRILKSDDFYPTFNRPNVQLVTENIDVFTETGIKTKTGQEYPVDIVILGTGFHVADLNFSIQIIGKTNENLFDVWRKTGGESYKGITTANFPNLAFLLGPNTGLGHNSVLHIMESQMNYIMRYIRQINCLGERGYLDVKEPVQTAYNRRLQQQFEGTVWRTGCRSWYVNEAGKNTTLYPRLNTHFRRLTSRFTLSDYQVVN; translated from the coding sequence ATGGAACCGGACTTTCAGGTTGGTATTATTGGCGCCGGATTTGCCGGATTGGTTGCGGCTTTGCGACTGAAAAAAAATCAGAAAGAATCGTTTGTGATTTTTGAGAGAGCCGCCGACGTGGGAGGGACCTGGCGGGACAATCTGTATCCAGGGTGTGCCTGTGATGTGGCCTCGCACCTGTATTCGTTTGCCGATGAACCTAACCCCAACTGGAAAAATTTATATGCGACCCAACCTGATATTCTGGCCTATATACAGACAGTAGTTGACCGGAATAAATTGAGAAATCATATTCGGTTCAATACCGACATTGTGGAGGCACGGTTCATTGAGGAGAATGGTTGCTGGCAACTCACGGATGCTTATAACACAACTACAACGGTTAAAATTTTACTGGCAGCACTGGGTCCGCTGAATCGTCCCCATATTCCTGCTTTCCAGGGCCTGAATACGTTTTTGGGGAAGGTATTTCATTCGGCGCAGTGGGATACTGGTTGCAGCTTGACTGGTAAAAATGTGGCTGTGATTGGTACCGGGGCCAGCGCTGTTCAACTAGTACCCAGCATTGCGGCACAGGTAAAATCCTTACTGGTTTTTCAGCGTACCCCAGCCTGGATCAGCTACCGGCTGGATAGCTCTATTTCTGAAGCCGCCCAACAGCGATTCAAACGCTTTCCTCTTTTTATGAAACTGCAACGGGAGTCGATCTTCTGGTTAAATGAATTGATTGGGCTGGGGTTTATCGGGTCTACCTGGATCAATGCCCTCATGAAGCGAATTTCCATGAAGAAGTTAGCTGATGAAGTAAATGACGCCAACATTAGAAAAAAACTAACCCCTGACTATACAATTGGATGTAAACGTATTTTGAAGTCTGACGATTTTTATCCGACTTTTAATCGACCTAATGTTCAGCTAGTTACGGAAAATATTGATGTGTTTACCGAAACCGGAATCAAAACGAAAACTGGTCAGGAATACCCTGTTGATATCGTTATTTTAGGAACGGGTTTTCATGTAGCCGATCTGAATTTTTCTATTCAAATTATTGGTAAAACGAATGAGAACTTGTTCGACGTTTGGAGAAAGACGGGCGGTGAATCCTATAAAGGCATTACAACGGCCAATTTTCCAAATCTGGCCTTTCTTCTGGGACCAAACACCGGGTTAGGCCATAATTCAGTATTACACATCATGGAATCGCAGATGAATTATATCATGCGTTATATCCGTCAAATAAACTGTTTAGGAGAGCGGGGGTATCTGGATGTGAAAGAGCCTGTTCAAACAGCGTATAATCGACGCCTTCAACAGCAATTTGAAGGAACCGTGTGGAGAACGGGCTGCCGAAGCTGGTACGTCAATGAAGCTGGTAAAAACACGACATTATACCCTCGGTTGAATACCCATTTTCGTAGGCTCACCAGCCGGTTCACCTTATCGGATTATCAGGTAGTCAATTGA
- a CDS encoding circadian clock KaiB family protein gives METNEEIWELRLYIAGNTPKSQLALSNLKKYCEEHLKGKYVIEVIDLRVQPQLAEGDQILAVPTLVKKVPEPIRKIIGDLSNEEKVLVGLNIRPTVK, from the coding sequence ATGGAAACAAACGAAGAAATCTGGGAGCTGCGACTCTACATTGCCGGTAATACGCCCAAATCTCAATTAGCTCTGAGCAATTTGAAAAAGTACTGCGAAGAGCACTTGAAAGGGAAATATGTCATTGAAGTTATTGATTTACGGGTGCAACCGCAGCTGGCTGAGGGTGACCAGATTCTGGCCGTTCCAACGCTGGTTAAAAAGGTGCCTGAGCCTATTCGTAAGATCATAGGCGACTTGTCGAATGAAGAAAAAGTGTTGGTTGGATTAAATATCCGCCCAACTGTTAAGTAA
- a CDS encoding glycoside hydrolase family 43 protein — MTAHLQNFRQAFFCLSFSLLALSGLAQTQSTAKKSGNPVFPGWYADPEGVIFGKQYWIYPTYSAPYEKQIFFDAFSSPDLVTWTKHSRILDSTAVKWAKKAMWAPAIIEKGGKYFLFFGANDIHDEKKEIGGIGVAVADNPAGPFRDYLGKPLVGQIRNGAQPIDQYVFKDKDGQYYLLYGGWGHCNIARLKDDFTGFLPFPDGTIFREMTPKGYVEGPTIFVRKGKYYFMWSEGGWTGPDYSVAYAVADSPFGPFERVGKILQQDPAVATGAGHHSVIQVPGTDDWYIVYHRRPLTETDGNHRETCIDQMYFNIDGSIKPVKITVTGVSAKPLK, encoded by the coding sequence ATGACTGCCCATCTACAAAATTTTCGACAAGCGTTTTTTTGTCTCTCGTTTAGTTTACTGGCTCTTTCTGGTTTAGCCCAAACACAGTCAACTGCAAAAAAAAGTGGAAATCCCGTTTTCCCTGGTTGGTACGCTGATCCCGAGGGCGTCATTTTTGGTAAGCAATACTGGATTTACCCAACATACTCGGCACCGTACGAAAAACAGATTTTCTTCGATGCGTTCTCTTCACCCGATCTGGTAACCTGGACCAAGCACAGCCGCATCCTTGACTCGACAGCCGTAAAATGGGCAAAAAAAGCCATGTGGGCACCTGCCATTATCGAGAAGGGTGGAAAATACTTTTTGTTCTTCGGTGCCAATGATATTCATGATGAGAAGAAAGAAATTGGCGGTATTGGCGTCGCCGTTGCCGATAACCCCGCCGGACCCTTCCGTGATTATTTAGGAAAACCCCTGGTCGGACAGATTCGCAATGGCGCACAACCCATAGATCAATATGTTTTTAAAGACAAAGACGGGCAATATTATTTGCTATACGGCGGCTGGGGCCACTGTAACATTGCCCGCCTGAAAGATGATTTCACCGGTTTTCTGCCATTTCCCGACGGCACAATCTTTCGGGAAATGACACCCAAAGGGTATGTTGAAGGCCCAACCATATTTGTTCGCAAGGGTAAGTACTATTTTATGTGGTCGGAAGGCGGCTGGACAGGGCCGGATTACTCGGTGGCCTATGCCGTTGCCGATTCGCCCTTTGGTCCATTTGAACGAGTCGGTAAGATATTACAGCAAGACCCTGCTGTGGCTACCGGTGCTGGTCACCATTCGGTTATTCAGGTGCCCGGTACGGACGACTGGTACATCGTTTATCATCGACGCCCCTTAACAGAAACCGATGGTAACCATCGCGAAACGTGTATCGACCAAATGTATTTCAATATAGATGGATCTATTAAACCTGTGAAAATTACAGTTACCGGTGTTAGCGCGAAGCCACTAAAATAA
- a CDS encoding circadian clock KaiB family protein, whose translation MKEPSRSEEFHPDGQGQHYVLHLFVTGASLNSIRAIANLKHICEQYLPGQFDLEIIDVHQQKELAEREQLIALPLLIKRFPLPERRFIGDLSNTQKVLNGLGVTSLD comes from the coding sequence ATGAAAGAGCCATCACGATCAGAGGAGTTTCATCCGGATGGCCAGGGCCAGCACTACGTATTGCATTTATTTGTCACGGGGGCGTCGCTGAATTCAATCCGGGCAATTGCCAATCTTAAACACATTTGTGAGCAGTACTTACCTGGTCAATTCGACCTTGAAATTATTGATGTGCATCAGCAAAAAGAACTGGCCGAACGGGAACAACTTATTGCACTGCCCTTGCTGATTAAACGATTTCCTTTACCTGAACGCCGGTTTATAGGTGATTTGTCTAACACCCAAAAGGTACTGAACGGATTAGGAGTCACTAGCCTAGATTAA
- a CDS encoding MerR family transcriptional regulator, which produces MENGGKLYYGIKEVAEMFDINASKLRYYEKEFPTLQPKKNRSGDRVYTQDDINHLKEILVLINDKGYTLPGAREYIKTRDANRREHVVYINKLKRIKAGLEKLRASLDKQKPQEVQPKQDDDEPEEVL; this is translated from the coding sequence ATGGAAAACGGGGGCAAGTTGTATTACGGGATAAAGGAAGTAGCGGAGATGTTTGACATCAATGCCTCCAAACTGCGGTATTATGAAAAGGAATTCCCTACCCTACAGCCCAAAAAGAACCGCTCCGGCGACCGGGTTTATACGCAGGATGACATCAATCATCTGAAAGAAATTCTGGTGTTAATCAACGATAAAGGCTATACGCTGCCGGGGGCCAGAGAATACATCAAAACCCGCGATGCCAACCGCCGGGAACATGTCGTTTATATCAATAAGCTCAAGCGAATAAAGGCCGGACTGGAGAAGCTTAGAGCCAGTCTCGACAAACAAAAACCACAGGAAGTGCAGCCAAAACAGGACGATGACGAGCCTGAGGAGGTTTTGTAA
- a CDS encoding M81 family metallopeptidase has protein sequence MKQLISGLVVCFFGIGYGFAQSTANPASPTLPRIAIAGLGIESSTFSPAVTHEEAFHARYGPEVFNAYPFMMPVSPLRKKAIWLPAIVGKSLPGGAVTREAYESLVKKTLDSLKKYGPYDGLYFDIHGAMSVVGLDDPEGDFITRIRKVIGYKTLVSTSMDLHGNVSWRLAQNSDLITCYRMAPHEDAMQTKERAVAHLLERIQNGKGKPAYKVWIPVPILLPGEKTSTRIEPGKSLYSEVEPLADHQPGIVDAAIWIGYAWADEPRNHAVVMVTGDDKAKVTQAAEKLALDFWNVRNQFGFVAPTGTLEKCLANALASKKHPFFISDTGDNPTAGGAGDVTWTLTQLLARPEFQREDGPSLIYASIPDPELVKKAIAAGVGGHVDGVAGARVDARFAPPVKLKGTVESIVRGDKDAEVEVVVKMGSVHVIVTQKRKPYHKEIDFTRLGLKPRQANIVVVKIGYLEPELYAMQADWIMALTPGGVNQDLARLPYKRIKRPMFPFDNDMKKPDLSAQFVPLSGTTN, from the coding sequence ATGAAACAACTCATTTCAGGGCTGGTAGTTTGTTTTTTCGGTATTGGGTATGGTTTTGCTCAATCAACCGCGAATCCGGCATCACCAACTTTACCACGAATCGCTATTGCTGGCTTAGGCATCGAATCCAGTACTTTTTCTCCGGCCGTTACCCACGAGGAAGCCTTTCACGCGCGTTATGGCCCCGAGGTGTTCAATGCCTATCCGTTTATGATGCCCGTATCTCCCCTGCGCAAAAAAGCAATCTGGCTTCCTGCTATCGTAGGGAAATCGCTTCCCGGTGGCGCTGTAACCCGAGAAGCTTATGAATCACTGGTAAAAAAAACCCTGGACTCGCTCAAAAAATACGGCCCTTATGATGGCCTTTATTTCGACATTCACGGCGCCATGAGTGTCGTGGGTCTCGACGATCCCGAAGGCGATTTCATTACCCGAATCCGAAAAGTTATTGGCTACAAAACACTCGTTTCCACATCAATGGATTTGCATGGTAATGTATCCTGGCGATTGGCCCAGAATTCAGATTTGATTACCTGCTACCGAATGGCCCCTCATGAAGATGCCATGCAAACCAAAGAACGTGCGGTGGCCCATTTGCTGGAGCGCATTCAGAATGGAAAAGGCAAACCCGCCTACAAAGTTTGGATACCGGTACCAATCCTGTTGCCGGGCGAAAAAACGAGTACCCGCATCGAACCAGGCAAGAGTCTTTACAGTGAGGTAGAGCCACTTGCCGATCATCAGCCTGGCATTGTCGACGCAGCCATCTGGATAGGCTACGCCTGGGCAGATGAGCCCCGCAATCATGCCGTTGTGATGGTTACCGGCGATGACAAGGCAAAAGTGACCCAGGCCGCCGAAAAACTAGCCCTTGATTTCTGGAATGTACGAAATCAGTTCGGCTTTGTGGCCCCTACCGGTACGCTGGAGAAGTGTCTGGCGAATGCGCTGGCCAGCAAAAAACACCCTTTCTTTATTAGTGATACCGGCGACAATCCAACGGCCGGTGGAGCGGGCGACGTGACCTGGACGCTCACGCAGCTATTGGCTCGTCCGGAGTTTCAGCGGGAAGACGGCCCTTCGCTGATCTATGCATCCATCCCCGATCCGGAGTTGGTAAAAAAAGCGATAGCCGCCGGTGTGGGTGGCCATGTTGATGGTGTTGCAGGCGCTCGAGTCGATGCCCGTTTTGCTCCGCCCGTTAAGCTAAAAGGAACAGTAGAATCTATCGTTCGCGGAGACAAAGATGCTGAGGTAGAGGTGGTTGTAAAGATGGGAAGCGTACATGTTATTGTCACCCAAAAACGGAAGCCCTACCACAAGGAAATTGATTTCACCCGGCTTGGTCTCAAACCCCGGCAAGCCAATATTGTTGTGGTAAAGATTGGGTATCTCGAACCTGAACTGTATGCCATGCAGGCCGATTGGATTATGGCCTTAACACCAGGTGGCGTGAATCAGGATTTAGCCCGATTGCCCTATAAGCGAATTAAGCGGCCGATGTTCCCATTCGATAACGACATGAAAAAACCAGACCTGTCGGCTCAGTTTGTGCCCCTTTCCGGTACAACCAACTAA
- a CDS encoding sensor histidine kinase: MNGSKTYEQLVAENEALRWQLDEATETIQAIRSGQVDALVVQGAAGHELYTLKTADHTYRVFIETMNEGAVTLNQDGLILYGNSAFAAMIKLPLSSVLGISFAEFIAPTSRIEFDSLLADHWTGKWKLDVALISSGGNLVPCLLSATVLELDGGTCLSVILTDLTIQKETQQLLKVNNEQLTQTITALEVSNQALNRSNTNLQQFAYIASHDLQEPLRKVQQFGDLLHRQYADQLGEGVGYLERMQLAASRMSTLIKDLLSFSRISTRRDTTTSVDLNQVVNTVLSDLDLRIQETNALFEIDDLPNIKGDQSQLEQLFQNLFSNALKFRRLDVSPVIRVESERIESSELPELIRPTPLANVYYRISITDNGIGFDEKYIDRIFHVFQRLHGKNEFAGTGIGLAICEKVAANHGGGITATSQPGQGATFTVYFPA; the protein is encoded by the coding sequence ATGAACGGGTCGAAAACATACGAGCAATTAGTAGCGGAAAATGAAGCGCTACGCTGGCAACTCGATGAAGCCACAGAAACTATTCAGGCGATTCGTAGCGGACAAGTTGATGCGCTGGTTGTTCAGGGAGCAGCCGGACATGAGTTGTATACGCTCAAAACAGCCGACCATACCTACCGTGTTTTTATAGAGACGATGAATGAAGGGGCGGTAACGCTCAATCAGGATGGCCTTATTTTATATGGCAACTCCGCTTTTGCCGCTATGATAAAGTTGCCTTTGTCCAGCGTTTTGGGTATAAGTTTTGCCGAGTTTATTGCGCCTACCAGTCGGATAGAGTTCGATTCGTTATTGGCAGATCATTGGACTGGTAAGTGGAAGCTTGATGTAGCACTGATCAGTTCGGGCGGAAATCTGGTTCCCTGCCTGCTTTCGGCAACGGTTCTGGAACTGGATGGCGGAACGTGTCTGAGTGTTATATTGACTGATCTGACCATTCAGAAAGAAACCCAGCAACTATTAAAAGTCAACAATGAACAGCTTACCCAGACGATCACTGCCCTGGAAGTAAGTAACCAGGCACTGAACCGATCCAATACTAACCTTCAGCAATTTGCTTACATAGCTTCCCACGATTTGCAGGAACCCTTACGGAAGGTGCAGCAATTTGGCGACTTGCTGCATCGTCAATATGCTGACCAGTTGGGCGAGGGCGTCGGTTATCTGGAGCGTATGCAGTTGGCGGCCAGTCGAATGTCAACGCTGATTAAAGACTTGCTTAGCTTCTCCCGAATATCTACCCGGCGCGACACAACAACGTCTGTCGATCTGAATCAAGTAGTCAACACGGTTCTTTCCGATTTAGACCTGCGTATCCAGGAAACAAATGCTCTGTTTGAAATAGATGATTTACCGAACATAAAAGGCGACCAGTCTCAATTGGAGCAGCTATTCCAGAATTTGTTCAGCAATGCCCTGAAGTTTCGGCGACTTGATGTTTCTCCAGTCATTCGAGTCGAAAGTGAGCGGATCGAGTCAAGTGAGTTACCTGAACTGATCCGGCCTACTCCATTGGCAAACGTTTATTACAGAATCAGCATAACAGACAATGGAATCGGCTTTGATGAGAAATACATTGACCGAATATTCCATGTTTTTCAGCGGCTTCATGGCAAAAACGAATTTGCAGGAACGGGTATTGGCTTAGCCATCTGCGAGAAAGTTGCCGCTAATCATGGCGGAGGAATTACAGCTACGAGTCAACCGGGCCAGGGCGCAACCTTCACCGTGTATTTTCCTGCTTAA
- the kaiC gene encoding circadian clock protein KaiC, producing the protein MSLPDQPKRPLTSLPKSRTGIRGLDEITSGGLPAGRPTLICGSAGSGKTLFSIEFIVRGAMEFNEPGVFMAFEEKSEELALNVTSLGFDLDQLQREKLIKLDHVRIERSEIEETGEYDLDGLFIRLGYAIDSIGAKRVVLDTIENLFAGLTNQSILRAELRRLFEWLKEKKVTTIITGEKGEGSLTRQGLEEYVSDCVILLDHRVKNQISTRLLRIIKYRGSIHGTNEYPFLIDETGISVLPVTSLTLNHPVSSERISSGIQALDKMLDGQGFFKGSSILVSGTAGTGKTSIAATFADQTCQRKERCIYFAFEESPQQITRNMHSIGLDLQQHIDDGLLAFQAARPTLNGLEMHLVAIHKQIQEFKPTVVIIDPITNLITVGSVSDVKSMLIRLIDFLQAEQITVMFTALSLNSLVNEQTDEGVSSLVDAWLQVKDIEMNGERNRGLYIMKSRGMKHSNQVREFIITDHGINLVDVYLGIEGVLTGSARVAQQLEEETGLVLRKHALSRKDREIERKRLVLEAKIASLQEEFESVQDELNKTYVDDELRKEVLAKNREEVTRSRHNE; encoded by the coding sequence ATGAGTTTACCTGATCAACCGAAACGACCATTGACATCTCTTCCCAAATCCCGGACCGGTATTCGGGGACTGGACGAAATAACATCCGGGGGGCTTCCCGCCGGACGACCTACGCTAATTTGCGGAAGTGCAGGCAGCGGAAAAACGCTGTTCTCTATCGAGTTCATTGTTCGGGGAGCAATGGAGTTCAATGAACCAGGCGTGTTCATGGCGTTTGAAGAAAAAAGTGAGGAACTGGCGTTAAACGTGACGTCGCTGGGCTTCGATCTCGATCAGTTACAGAGAGAGAAACTGATCAAACTCGACCATGTCCGTATTGAACGGAGTGAAATCGAAGAAACCGGCGAATATGATCTGGATGGTTTATTTATTCGACTAGGTTACGCGATCGACAGTATCGGGGCTAAACGGGTTGTGCTGGATACAATTGAGAATCTGTTTGCCGGCCTAACCAATCAGAGCATTCTGCGGGCTGAGTTAAGACGACTTTTTGAGTGGCTTAAAGAAAAAAAGGTAACAACAATTATTACTGGCGAAAAAGGGGAGGGCTCTTTAACCCGACAGGGACTGGAGGAGTATGTATCGGATTGCGTAATTCTGCTCGATCACCGGGTCAAAAATCAAATTTCAACCCGCTTACTACGTATTATCAAGTACCGTGGATCGATTCACGGTACCAATGAATACCCATTCCTGATCGACGAAACGGGCATTTCAGTTCTGCCAGTAACCTCCCTGACACTGAATCATCCCGTATCGTCTGAGCGTATATCATCCGGAATTCAGGCGCTGGATAAAATGCTCGATGGGCAGGGATTTTTCAAAGGAAGCAGCATTCTGGTATCGGGTACGGCAGGTACCGGTAAAACCAGTATTGCCGCTACTTTTGCCGACCAGACCTGCCAGCGAAAGGAACGGTGCATCTATTTTGCGTTTGAGGAGTCTCCGCAGCAAATTACTCGCAACATGCACTCGATCGGGCTTGATCTCCAGCAACATATTGATGATGGTTTGCTGGCCTTTCAGGCGGCCCGTCCAACACTAAATGGGCTGGAGATGCATCTGGTGGCGATTCACAAACAAATTCAGGAATTTAAGCCTACTGTTGTGATAATCGATCCAATAACTAATCTGATTACCGTTGGGTCGGTAAGTGATGTTAAGTCGATGTTGATCCGGTTAATTGATTTTTTGCAGGCTGAACAAATAACCGTTATGTTCACGGCTCTCTCCCTGAACAGTCTAGTTAATGAACAGACCGATGAAGGAGTTTCGTCGTTGGTCGATGCCTGGCTACAGGTTAAAGACATTGAAATGAATGGGGAACGAAACCGGGGATTGTACATCATGAAATCGCGCGGCATGAAACATTCCAATCAGGTTAGGGAGTTTATTATTACCGATCATGGAATTAATCTTGTTGACGTTTATTTGGGGATAGAAGGTGTTCTGACAGGTTCTGCCCGAGTGGCTCAGCAACTGGAAGAAGAAACAGGGCTTGTTCTGCGGAAACACGCTCTGAGCCGTAAAGACCGTGAAATTGAGCGTAAACGCCTGGTTCTGGAAGCAAAAATAGCCAGTCTGCAGGAGGAGTTTGAATCTGTACAGGATGAGTTGAATAAAACCTATGTAGATGATGAACTCCGGAAGGAGGTATTGGCGAAAAACCGGGAGGAGGTAACCCGAAGTCGGCATAATGAATAA